In Trichoderma atroviride chromosome 2, complete sequence, one DNA window encodes the following:
- a CDS encoding uncharacterized protein (EggNog:ENOG41~SECRETED:SignalP(1-22)) yields MTAIQKTLLSFCIFIPGGLVDGNRDLIAPWLVQSCIQRKWPLICPTYRLLPQAGGDGLLQDASAAYDFARSWNTLPKFQRRVIVGGASGGFFMAAIIAHHCNPKPLALLSIQGINTFRHPFFNSSLLLAEQEIPPSTMEKYITTPMQSGDDMRPDESAFVLDKLTPNGAKNPNYTPSEAGSENPSIYRGMLYDYYTFNNSFVDLVGSVDPGYQWAKLPDAKDRVAQWPRTVIFHGNNDPDVVLNVSEDMRDCLGEDKVTLIVADGQPHLYELEKFIDDDAPGMDVVRQSVARLDEIVASA; encoded by the exons ATGACGGCTATCCAAAAGACGCTCCTGTCTTTCTGTATTTTCATCCCGGGGGGGCTGGTTGACGGGAACCGTGATCTTATTGCGCCTTGGTTAGTTCAG tcgTGCATCCAGCGCAAATGGCCTCTAATTTGCCCAACCTATCGTCTTCTCCCCCAAGCTGGTGGGGATGGTCTCCTTCAAGATGCCTCAGCAGCCTACGACTTTGCACGAAGCTGGAATACTCTGCCAAAATTCCAAAGACGAGTCATTGTGGGCGGTGCAAGTGGTG GGTTCTTCAtggccgccatcatcgcccacCACTGCAACCCCAAGcctctcgctctcctctccatccaAGGCATAAACACCTTCCGCCATCCCTTCTTCAACTCATCCCTCTTACTCGCCGAACAAGAAATCCCCCCTTCCACAATGGAGAAATACATCACGACTCCCATGCAAAGCGGCGACGACATGCGTCCTGATGAATCCGCCTTTGTCCTCGACAAACTAACGCCCAACGGCGCCAAGAATCCTAATTACACCCCTTCTGAAGCTGGATCAGAGAATCCTAGTATTTATCGCGGCATGCTATATGACTACTACACGTTTAACAACTCCTTTGTCGATCTGGTTGGATCTGTAGATCCCGGATACCAGTGGGCGAAACTTCCTGATGCCAAAGACCGGGTTGCGCAATGGCCCAGGACAGTCATCTTTCATGGCAACAATGATCCTGATGTGGTGCTCAACGTAAGCGAGGATATGCGCGATTGCTTAGGCGAGGACAAGGTCACGCTCATCGTTGCCGACGGACAGCCTCACTTGTATGAGCTGGAAAAATtcatcgacgacgacgctCCGGGAATGGACGTTGTGAGGCAGTCTGTAGCACGGTTGGATGAGATTGTGGCCTCAGCATGA